One stretch of Pedobacter riviphilus DNA includes these proteins:
- a CDS encoding FG-GAP-like repeat-containing protein, with protein MITRTGNSNSIDGFSQPVLFSAEDHLQLDGQRLFAVVGDEGLLGSRYFTENNSFKRATIEKNTGVNTINGIRLIKVETKDGLEYYYGDIQNLRSMAGMSKLEEENTKGIVYTKTLINENVPLIWLVTLIRDKNNNWIYFKYNLENNYYSPDEIYYGGNDQSATGKVKFNYDWGKRLFGQSNPVNWSRTQYLRGETITINKPLASIISYYKPQQSTSEKLLKEYNFDYILDPVSNRLLLNRVYQSTIGYLDKNNKTSYGKKMSDASNAILFDWSKAKTEHRLSSKAPFKEDITLEEDYKVAIADFNGDGFPDKLMHKNHGNKLTYFLSLNDRKGNFTHFTHVDTVLTTIDAKAKSFTGDFNADGLNDLVYLSKENDKFCIYTYYSSTGGSNGNFKLKESISRNIASLPALEFKNFCFGVGDLNADGYSDILLYYIDKKQINYQSFFYSPSAIKAGTRRVYSKGNIPDENYNSQATDLNGDGITDLLYTWTNKDGWYIKSFMFANSKDLGFIQSEENKADQVVFNPGVDIKFPDGMSYDDIMKKIAAGELNQSQLDSLIEKGTNQTIAEGDYSKLGNLMYADINKDGNIDILISNSDQDGWAVYVALGKGDGTFTFRNKSVLTNSKKFAYNHKSSFGDFNGDGNPDLILQKTDEKGWFQLIAYGNGQGQFKLSKADGDFELLLAKNFSYSQRYITDYVMPYCASQLYRLERIWDDGRIKKIVDCAGMSQHECLLRNIRQIFPEETGFYPQRVSRPYQAPMSDILKNFIPQKLNIENNIKRIIESSYWGDSITTTASGWFCGNQSYKYYTKFTYGDYWQPYVADLNADGISDLMLAYPRQVPSDSALGLPKNELEDRLFAFVAINETIKNGYISLITHSNQSKISLEYASSTIEKKNPFTSTALSYPYIPCHAPIYTVSRVGVTNGLSSKSLNYTSYNYYNAVVSLNGRGFLGFEHKQVINENNGNRTDQTSLVDSSLLKLGIMPIKSIKTYVHGALGQVSDESMRYETTFHLDNKNVYSLFNIKKTSATFDLLGIPTSFSDIESKYDRWGNILSSQIKKGQGLSEITQSLRNVYYDSVEDGWIDEDKWLLGRLKSSEITTQRGEQKTVRTSIFFYHNETGQLIKEISDADDPVSPLSLTKTYSYNKSGSILESKIFPTNNPDPAMIKTISTVYNKDNRFVESTIDAMGYLSTKLTDPISGLVVESVLADKGCRTTTTADEFGRFQKVLLPEGIENRKEMRICTNCSIYGNASYFSVETSSISDHSIPVINFFDNTGKVVFKVNLDYRFKKVFTSYHYDAEGNLTRSSSPYFEGEKTNYTTFRYDALNRKILTLLPDNTTIKNEYIGLTSQIINQKGQRSTSIKNILGELEKSADDNGFTISYAYDNFGRVRTITDKNGLAYRMEYDLNGNRTQYISPNFSKPESAVYDAYGRRIKTTDPKGYEKAFSYDKLDRLTGIKADRPGYNRHEFSYTYIRQDEALEGKGRLKSISSNSDDHPLDETFTYNSSGQMLTHSYQIRKGSWLYEPHSSSKSKNTLIYEYRYIRGQLSSLIYPNTGMKNDNSKFVLDYSYENGTLVRASSKTAGRTIEFWKLLDKNAIGTTTAYQLGDSIRSVQEFSPELNSLKSIQYTRNAQVIAGMKYSYDEIGNLVFRQSSKDSLLADSIYYDKLNRVIAVKTGIYGTTVKYEDDGDIREKQYGADYKLEYAYQVGSNRFKEVKLTNISNGTVRKDPIDYDAAGNIQEAFFVYLFGGSRTDIVYNQFNLPYSISDTRFHYAYDETKCALYNSSSGSGSLFLGGLSEYNYKLNMAEQLRYQKINIQIEGKTVASFYSHSGTAEYFLKDALQSVIAVTDEKGKILKEFAYDIWGLRRDPLTWKYDWNALKNMETGTKEKGYLNNIALDGYGLVDMAARLYDPISGRFTGVDPITNNRYANTQFFNGYLYGYNNPTVYIDKNGKFGFLVAVIVGAYLGASAAGGSLLPWQWNENWWKGALVGGISVAGGYLAAPAIYTAGATVTPGMIVASGAAAGFAGSFTSTLVNGGTFGQAFENGLKGGIVGGVSACFTFGIGEAFGNNPEFLKGNYFAKASLHGLNQGIATEAMGGSFEHGFLAGSFTSAATPVTQLPGVTNEQRILLSGLVGGTASALGGGKFANGAVSGAMVQIFNENQTHPSDAKDGSFEFCTDDKSICIEGGVSLGNFANASLEGDLGVGVYMGVGGGVSHNLITHETTVSAGYGWDIKTVGGASMGINMGSKNGFFGSAGAFGANYEVSVNFNFSNIANTMARNLAEFNRQFENWVLSRQNFRAISY; from the coding sequence ATGATTACAAGGACAGGTAACTCTAACAGCATTGACGGATTTTCCCAGCCAGTTTTATTCAGTGCTGAAGACCACCTGCAGCTCGATGGTCAGCGCCTTTTCGCTGTAGTAGGGGATGAAGGACTGCTGGGCAGCAGGTATTTTACCGAAAACAATTCTTTTAAAAGAGCAACTATAGAGAAAAACACTGGAGTAAACACCATCAACGGCATCAGGCTGATCAAGGTTGAAACCAAAGACGGACTGGAATACTATTACGGCGATATCCAGAACCTCCGTAGTATGGCAGGAATGTCAAAATTAGAAGAGGAGAACACTAAAGGCATCGTCTACACTAAAACACTCATTAACGAAAACGTGCCCCTGATATGGCTTGTGACCCTCATCCGAGATAAGAATAATAATTGGATCTATTTTAAATATAATCTGGAAAACAATTACTATTCTCCCGATGAAATTTACTATGGTGGCAACGATCAATCCGCCACGGGCAAGGTAAAGTTTAATTACGACTGGGGCAAAAGACTCTTCGGGCAGTCTAATCCAGTTAACTGGAGCAGAACGCAGTATCTCAGAGGAGAAACCATTACTATAAATAAGCCCCTCGCCTCAATTATTTCTTACTATAAACCACAACAGAGTACATCTGAAAAGCTACTCAAAGAATACAATTTTGATTACATTCTCGATCCCGTATCCAACCGCCTCTTATTGAATAGGGTTTATCAGTCTACCATAGGATACCTTGACAAAAACAACAAAACCAGTTATGGAAAAAAAATGAGCGATGCTTCCAATGCCATTCTGTTTGACTGGTCTAAGGCCAAAACCGAGCACAGACTTTCTTCCAAAGCCCCATTTAAAGAAGATATTACTTTAGAGGAAGATTATAAAGTGGCCATAGCAGATTTTAACGGCGACGGGTTTCCCGATAAGCTCATGCACAAAAACCACGGTAACAAACTCACATACTTTCTGTCGCTAAACGATAGAAAGGGAAACTTTACGCACTTTACACATGTGGATACGGTGCTAACCACCATCGATGCCAAAGCAAAATCTTTTACAGGAGACTTTAATGCCGATGGGCTTAACGATCTGGTCTACCTTTCTAAAGAAAACGATAAATTCTGTATCTACACTTACTACTCTTCAACTGGTGGATCCAATGGCAATTTTAAATTAAAGGAGTCCATCTCACGCAATATCGCCTCTCTACCTGCCCTCGAATTTAAGAACTTCTGCTTTGGCGTAGGCGATCTCAATGCAGATGGATATTCTGATATATTGCTTTACTACATAGATAAAAAACAGATTAACTACCAATCCTTCTTTTATTCTCCTTCCGCTATCAAGGCTGGTACACGCAGAGTATACAGTAAAGGCAACATACCAGATGAAAACTACAACTCCCAGGCAACAGACCTAAATGGGGATGGCATAACTGATCTGCTATATACCTGGACAAACAAAGATGGCTGGTACATTAAATCCTTCATGTTTGCCAATAGCAAAGACTTGGGCTTTATCCAAAGTGAAGAGAACAAAGCAGATCAGGTTGTTTTTAACCCTGGAGTGGACATCAAATTTCCAGATGGAATGTCTTATGACGATATCATGAAAAAGATAGCGGCTGGCGAGCTCAACCAGAGCCAGCTAGATTCCCTGATCGAAAAAGGTACCAACCAGACCATCGCAGAAGGAGATTATTCCAAACTGGGAAACCTCATGTATGCAGACATCAATAAGGACGGCAATATTGATATCCTCATATCTAACTCAGATCAGGACGGATGGGCAGTATATGTTGCCCTGGGAAAGGGAGACGGAACATTTACTTTTCGTAACAAGAGTGTCTTAACAAACAGCAAAAAATTTGCTTACAACCATAAATCCAGCTTCGGGGACTTTAACGGAGACGGAAATCCGGACCTGATTCTTCAGAAGACCGATGAAAAAGGCTGGTTTCAACTCATTGCTTACGGAAATGGGCAAGGACAGTTCAAACTCAGCAAAGCCGATGGAGATTTCGAGTTGCTACTGGCTAAAAACTTTTCTTATAGCCAAAGATACATAACTGACTACGTAATGCCCTATTGCGCTTCCCAGTTGTACAGACTGGAAAGAATCTGGGACGACGGCCGCATAAAAAAAATAGTAGACTGCGCCGGAATGAGCCAACATGAATGCCTACTGCGCAACATCAGGCAGATATTCCCCGAAGAGACCGGATTTTATCCACAGAGGGTTTCCCGCCCATACCAGGCACCCATGTCAGATATCCTCAAAAACTTCATCCCTCAGAAGCTCAACATCGAAAACAACATCAAACGTATCATCGAAAGCAGTTACTGGGGAGATTCGATTACCACTACGGCAAGTGGCTGGTTCTGCGGCAACCAGAGCTATAAGTACTATACAAAGTTTACTTATGGAGATTACTGGCAGCCCTATGTGGCCGATCTTAATGCCGACGGCATTTCAGACCTAATGCTCGCTTACCCAAGGCAGGTACCCAGCGATTCTGCCCTCGGCCTGCCGAAAAACGAACTCGAAGATCGCTTATTTGCATTTGTAGCGATAAATGAAACTATCAAAAACGGCTACATCAGCCTCATCACCCATTCCAACCAAAGCAAAATAAGCTTGGAATATGCATCATCCACAATTGAAAAGAAAAATCCTTTTACATCTACAGCTCTTTCCTACCCTTATATCCCCTGTCATGCGCCGATCTATACCGTATCGCGGGTAGGTGTTACTAACGGTCTTTCTTCTAAATCCCTCAACTATACCTCCTACAATTACTATAATGCCGTCGTATCACTTAATGGGCGAGGGTTTCTGGGATTTGAGCACAAACAGGTTATCAATGAAAACAACGGAAACCGTACCGATCAGACCAGCTTAGTGGATTCCTCGCTGTTAAAACTTGGCATAATGCCCATAAAATCAATTAAAACCTACGTACATGGGGCGCTGGGCCAGGTCTCGGATGAAAGCATGAGATACGAAACAACTTTCCATCTGGACAATAAAAACGTGTATAGCCTATTTAACATCAAAAAAACTTCGGCTACTTTTGATCTATTAGGTATACCTACGAGTTTTTCAGATATAGAAAGCAAATATGACAGGTGGGGAAATATTTTATCCTCCCAGATAAAAAAAGGGCAAGGACTAAGTGAAATCACCCAAAGCCTTCGCAATGTTTATTACGATTCTGTAGAAGATGGATGGATAGATGAAGATAAATGGTTACTGGGTAGATTAAAGTCTTCAGAAATTACTACCCAACGCGGCGAGCAGAAAACAGTTAGAACCTCCATTTTCTTCTACCACAATGAAACTGGCCAGCTAATCAAAGAAATATCAGACGCAGATGACCCTGTGAGTCCGTTGAGCCTGACCAAGACTTATAGCTATAACAAGTCGGGTAGCATTTTGGAGAGCAAAATATTTCCTACCAATAACCCGGATCCTGCAATGATCAAAACCATTTCCACTGTTTACAACAAGGACAATCGGTTTGTGGAAAGCACAATAGATGCCATGGGGTACCTGAGTACCAAGCTTACCGATCCTATAAGTGGTCTGGTAGTCGAAAGCGTATTGGCAGACAAAGGATGCAGGACTACAACTACAGCAGATGAATTTGGAAGATTTCAGAAGGTACTTTTACCAGAAGGCATTGAAAATAGAAAAGAAATGCGCATATGCACTAACTGCTCAATCTACGGTAATGCAAGCTATTTTAGTGTCGAAACCAGCAGCATCTCAGATCATAGCATTCCCGTAATCAATTTTTTCGATAATACCGGTAAAGTAGTCTTCAAAGTAAATCTTGACTATAGATTCAAAAAAGTATTTACCAGCTACCATTATGATGCTGAAGGCAACCTTACCCGGTCATCCAGTCCATACTTTGAGGGAGAAAAAACAAACTATACCACCTTTAGATACGATGCGCTCAACAGAAAAATATTAACACTGCTTCCGGACAATACAACTATTAAGAACGAATACATTGGCCTTACTTCCCAAATCATAAATCAAAAAGGACAGCGAAGCACCTCCATAAAAAACATCCTTGGAGAACTGGAAAAATCAGCCGACGATAACGGTTTTACAATCAGCTACGCCTATGATAACTTTGGAAGGGTACGGACCATTACCGATAAAAACGGATTGGCCTACCGAATGGAATATGATCTTAACGGAAATCGGACCCAGTATATCAGTCCCAATTTCTCAAAACCTGAGTCGGCGGTATATGACGCCTATGGACGAAGAATTAAAACCACTGATCCAAAAGGATATGAAAAAGCCTTCAGCTATGATAAGCTCGATAGGCTCACAGGGATCAAAGCAGATAGGCCTGGATACAACCGACATGAATTCAGTTACACTTATATCCGCCAGGACGAAGCTCTGGAGGGAAAAGGGCGCTTAAAATCTATCTCATCTAACTCCGACGACCATCCGCTAGATGAGACCTTTACTTATAATAGCTCTGGACAGATGCTTACCCACAGCTACCAGATCCGCAAAGGATCGTGGCTATATGAGCCCCATTCATCGAGTAAAAGCAAAAACACGCTCATCTATGAATACAGATACATAAGAGGTCAACTCTCTAGCCTGATTTATCCTAATACCGGGATGAAAAATGATAACAGTAAATTTGTGCTCGATTACAGTTATGAGAACGGAACGCTTGTTCGTGCCAGTTCAAAAACAGCAGGGCGTACCATAGAATTTTGGAAGCTCCTTGATAAAAATGCGATCGGCACGACAACTGCTTATCAGTTGGGCGACAGTATTAGATCAGTGCAGGAATTTAGCCCTGAACTAAACAGCCTGAAAAGCATCCAATACACTCGAAATGCCCAAGTCATCGCAGGAATGAAATACAGCTATGATGAGATAGGAAACCTTGTCTTCCGACAGTCCTCGAAAGATTCTCTCCTGGCAGATTCCATTTACTATGACAAACTTAACCGGGTTATCGCAGTCAAAACCGGGATATATGGCACAACTGTAAAATATGAAGATGATGGCGACATCAGAGAAAAACAGTACGGGGCTGACTATAAACTGGAATATGCATACCAAGTTGGCAGCAACAGATTTAAGGAAGTAAAGCTGACCAATATTTCAAACGGCACCGTTAGAAAAGACCCCATCGATTACGATGCTGCGGGCAATATCCAGGAAGCATTTTTCGTCTATCTTTTCGGCGGAAGCAGAACTGATATCGTCTACAATCAGTTCAACCTTCCTTATTCTATTTCCGATACCCGATTCCATTACGCATATGACGAAACAAAATGTGCCCTTTATAACAGTTCTAGCGGAAGTGGAAGTCTATTTTTGGGAGGACTTTCAGAATACAACTATAAACTCAATATGGCAGAACAGCTGCGCTACCAAAAGATAAACATACAGATTGAAGGCAAAACTGTTGCAAGTTTCTACAGTCACTCAGGTACTGCAGAATACTTTTTGAAAGATGCCCTGCAGAGCGTAATTGCAGTTACAGATGAAAAAGGAAAGATATTGAAAGAATTCGCCTACGACATTTGGGGGCTGCGCAGAGATCCCTTAACATGGAAATACGACTGGAATGCCTTAAAAAACATGGAAACGGGTACCAAAGAAAAAGGCTATTTGAACAATATAGCTCTTGATGGTTATGGGCTGGTAGATATGGCGGCAAGGTTATACGATCCGATATCTGGCAGATTCACAGGTGTAGACCCTATTACCAACAACCGTTATGCCAATACCCAGTTTTTTAACGGATATCTTTATGGGTACAATAACCCCACAGTCTATATCGACAAAAACGGCAAATTTGGATTTCTCGTGGCTGTTATTGTAGGCGCATACCTGGGTGCCTCAGCCGCAGGAGGCTCGCTTCTTCCTTGGCAATGGAATGAAAATTGGTGGAAAGGGGCCCTGGTGGGGGGAATATCTGTTGCAGGTGGATACCTGGCCGCCCCGGCAATTTATACCGCAGGAGCTACTGTCACCCCAGGAATGATTGTTGCAAGTGGTGCAGCAGCAGGTTTTGCCGGCAGTTTCACCTCCACACTGGTTAATGGTGGTACTTTCGGACAAGCATTTGAAAATGGTTTGAAGGGTGGCATAGTTGGTGGTGTTTCCGCCTGCTTTACCTTCGGGATCGGAGAGGCATTCGGCAATAACCCCGAATTCTTAAAAGGAAACTACTTTGCTAAAGCCTCATTGCATGGACTAAACCAGGGAATAGCTACAGAGGCTATGGGAGGAAGTTTTGAACATGGATTCTTGGCAGGATCCTTTACTTCAGCTGCCACTCCAGTAACACAGCTCCCTGGTGTAACAAATGAGCAGCGTATCTTGCTTTCCGGACTTGTTGGCGGTACCGCATCTGCTCTGGGAGGGGGAAAATTTGCCAACGGAGCAGTATCAGGAGCTATGGTGCAGATCTTTAATGAAAACCAGACCCATCCTAGCGATGCCAAAGACGGAAGTTTCGAATTCTGCACCGATGATAAGAGTATTTGTATCGAAGGCGGTGTAAGCCTTGGCAACTTTGCAAACGCAAGCCTTGAAGGCGACCTTGGCGTCGGCGTTTATATGGGAGTAGGAGGAGGAGTCAGCCACAACCTCATTACCCATGAAACTACTGTAAGCGCAGGTTACGGCTGGGATATTAAGACAGTTGGAGGAGCGAGTATGGGTATCAATATGGGATCCAAAAACGGATTCTTTGGATCAGCTGGCGCATTCGGTGCAAATTACGAAGTAAGCGTTAATTTCAACTTTAGCAACATCGCCAATACTATGGCCAGAAACTTAGCCGAATTTAACCGTCAATTTGAAAACTGGGTTCTAAGTCGGCAGAATTTCAGGGCAATAAGCTATTAA
- a CDS encoding 6-bladed beta-propeller, whose product MASPKQKPKSFLKKNVKEININTVVNGARFVDSKNLYDSVVYVPLKTTRNNLIGKIDQLGITDKYFIILGQASKSISIYLKDGKFSACFISHLPAAYILKSYQQIAKTEKLPPFTVQSRSLFEGIRSLDNPVLVKLYPKKFIFPKNFSAKGI is encoded by the coding sequence ATGGCTTCGCCTAAACAGAAGCCCAAATCTTTTTTAAAAAAAAACGTTAAGGAAATAAATATAAATACTGTTGTAAATGGCGCCAGGTTTGTCGACTCTAAAAATCTTTATGACTCGGTAGTGTATGTCCCCCTAAAAACTACCCGGAATAATCTGATTGGCAAGATTGATCAACTGGGAATAACCGATAAATATTTTATAATACTGGGCCAGGCTTCAAAATCTATTTCAATCTATTTAAAGGATGGAAAGTTTAGCGCTTGTTTCATCAGCCATCTTCCAGCGGCCTATATTTTAAAATCTTATCAGCAAATAGCCAAGACAGAAAAACTTCCGCCCTTTACTGTGCAATCCCGCAGTTTATTCGAAGGCATCAGAAGCCTGGACAATCCGGTCTTGGTCAAACTTTATCCAAAAAAGTTCATTTTTCCTAAAAACTTTTCTGCTAAAGGGATATGA
- a CDS encoding carboxypeptidase-like regulatory domain-containing protein produces MKNLISGNPCLVNKVSQQQLVFILILFLFSFQFSTVCSQVTYKGTVISENEKKPLALVTVKLQQQQRDSISNEKGIFEIHANQQRDTLIFSCIGYDIKKIPTVNFINGQTVLLKEDNYTLNEVQISVKKQFEVLGKFSYDEVNYSIKNENQELFVSSPRPIAKLFETTASDFKLEYITLGRFVQKHSPPSKPLFSPNGRTTLFPLNDELYFNRNKHLDTSKVNIYITGVDSITRGPDTLLYYKKIEVILNSYQTLNQIDLRKLNIRPPGSRFFVIIEWLYELQNQTYKIGHKMVTDNLQNVFIPQYTIGYEPFIALYPQSADKTSNRFIKQDGKWYALDKPAGDASREIALSINISYYK; encoded by the coding sequence ATGAAAAATCTTATATCCGGCAACCCTTGCTTGGTGAATAAGGTTTCACAACAGCAGTTAGTATTTATATTGATATTATTCCTATTTTCATTTCAGTTTAGTACTGTCTGCTCTCAGGTAACGTATAAGGGAACTGTGATCAGTGAAAATGAAAAGAAACCGCTTGCACTGGTAACGGTAAAACTTCAGCAGCAACAAAGAGATTCCATTTCAAACGAAAAAGGAATTTTCGAAATCCATGCCAACCAACAACGGGATACGCTGATCTTTAGCTGTATCGGCTACGATATCAAAAAGATACCTACAGTCAACTTTATAAATGGACAGACTGTACTGTTGAAAGAGGATAATTATACACTAAACGAAGTGCAGATCAGCGTGAAGAAACAATTCGAAGTTTTAGGTAAATTTTCTTATGATGAGGTCAACTATAGCATTAAAAACGAAAACCAGGAGCTATTCGTTTCCTCACCACGGCCCATTGCAAAATTGTTTGAGACGACGGCAAGTGATTTTAAACTGGAGTATATTACTCTTGGCCGTTTTGTGCAAAAACATTCTCCTCCATCCAAACCGCTTTTTTCACCAAATGGCCGTACTACTTTATTTCCGCTTAACGATGAACTTTATTTTAATAGGAATAAACACCTCGATACATCGAAGGTTAATATTTATATAACAGGCGTAGATTCTATAACCCGTGGACCCGACACATTGCTCTACTACAAAAAGATAGAAGTAATATTGAACAGTTATCAGACCTTGAACCAGATCGATCTGCGGAAGCTGAACATCCGTCCTCCCGGTTCAAGGTTTTTTGTTATTATAGAATGGCTTTATGAACTCCAGAACCAGACCTACAAAATCGGCCATAAAATGGTGACCGACAATCTTCAGAACGTTTTTATCCCCCAATATACCATTGGCTATGAACCTTTTATTGCGCTATATCCACAATCTGCCGATAAAACAAGTAATCGCTTTATCAAACAAGACGGAAAGTGGTATGCGCTGGATAAACCTGCAGGAGATGCTTCAAGGGAAATCGCACTGTCCATAAATATCTCATACTACAAATGA
- a CDS encoding helix-turn-helix domain-containing protein codes for MSRAKNEEESEHIKEVLKLLGARIRSLREAKGERNYEKFAFKHDLNHTQLWRYENGEDLYFSSLLKVLSALDISLAEFFSDGFDQSVK; via the coding sequence ATGAGTAGAGCTAAAAACGAAGAGGAGAGCGAGCATATAAAGGAAGTTTTAAAATTGCTTGGTGCACGGATTCGTTCCCTTAGGGAAGCTAAAGGGGAACGGAACTATGAAAAATTTGCCTTTAAACATGACCTTAACCATACCCAGCTCTGGCGATATGAAAATGGAGAAGATCTGTATTTCTCATCTTTGCTCAAAGTGCTTTCAGCATTGGATATTAGCCTTGCTGAGTTCTTCAGCGACGGGTTTGATCAATCCGTGAAGTAA
- a CDS encoding sensor histidine kinase yields the protein MITKSVADYLINSSPANHSNTILYVESFLQRNIMRALYFSILAMFYSLAGRIAFFKRQTLEAEKRQLIIEKEKAELENQLTKSRNAYLQQQINPHMLFNALNFVYNSAQKYSDDAANCIWLLSEIMRFSLEEAGSDGKIKLDREVEQIENLVAINRYRFKEPLYLKLEMHGDFSRYKIIPLILLTLTENLFKHGNLTEVTSPAVLKLTTNETGQLTFYSRNLKKSKNGHPRQRKALGLQNIRLRMDSFYKGNYKLEINEPGEFYELTLTLKL from the coding sequence ATGATAACTAAATCAGTTGCCGATTATCTGATTAATAGTTCGCCTGCAAATCATTCCAACACCATCCTTTATGTGGAAAGTTTCTTACAGCGAAATATCATGAGAGCATTATACTTCTCTATTTTGGCCATGTTTTATTCGTTGGCAGGTCGCATAGCTTTTTTCAAAAGACAGACGCTGGAGGCGGAAAAGCGTCAATTAATTATTGAAAAAGAAAAAGCAGAGTTAGAAAACCAGCTTACCAAATCCCGTAACGCCTATCTGCAACAACAGATTAACCCCCATATGCTCTTCAATGCGCTCAACTTTGTTTACAACAGCGCCCAAAAATATTCCGATGATGCCGCTAATTGCATTTGGCTCCTTTCGGAGATCATGCGTTTCAGCCTGGAGGAAGCAGGTTCGGATGGAAAAATTAAACTGGATAGAGAAGTTGAGCAGATTGAAAATCTCGTGGCCATTAACCGCTACCGGTTTAAAGAGCCGCTATATCTCAAGCTAGAAATGCATGGTGATTTCAGTCGCTATAAAATAATTCCACTGATCTTGCTTACACTGACAGAAAACCTGTTCAAACATGGGAACTTGACCGAAGTTACCTCTCCGGCTGTACTGAAGTTAACCACAAACGAAACAGGACAACTAACCTTTTACAGCAGAAACTTAAAAAAATCAAAGAACGGACATCCGCGTCAGCGAAAAGCACTGGGTCTACAAAACATCCGGCTTCGCATGGATTCATTTTACAAAGGCAATTACAAGCTGGAAATCAATGAGCCTGGCGAATTTTACGAACTCACTTTAACCCTTAAATTATGA
- a CDS encoding LytR/AlgR family response regulator transcription factor yields MSLTCYIIDDEYHSIEVLAKYINQTPGLELVGSSTNPLLALEELCTIQTPDIVLLDVDMPQLNGLDVADLIGSASNIIFTTSYREYAPEAFEKDAVDYLLKPINYARFLKSVTRVRSNLTSQVDQIAASPFFFVKSNIKGKFNRITIAEIRYIENIGNYIIIHMNDEKVTTYITLAEVLSKLPVEGFSRIHQSYIVNHAAIRSLEYAQVRLSGGVSVPIGGTYRTAFREKIQPALLISKRDKSDH; encoded by the coding sequence ATGAGCTTAACCTGCTATATCATTGATGATGAATATCATTCAATTGAAGTACTCGCTAAGTACATCAATCAAACCCCAGGCCTGGAACTGGTTGGTAGCTCCACCAACCCGCTTTTAGCACTGGAAGAATTATGCACTATCCAAACTCCCGATATTGTTCTTTTAGATGTCGATATGCCACAGCTCAACGGCCTTGATGTGGCAGACCTTATCGGTTCAGCAAGCAACATTATTTTCACAACCTCCTACCGCGAGTACGCACCTGAAGCATTTGAAAAAGATGCAGTAGATTACCTGCTAAAGCCCATTAATTACGCCAGGTTTTTAAAGTCAGTTACCAGGGTGCGCTCAAACCTTACCAGTCAGGTAGATCAAATTGCTGCTAGCCCATTTTTTTTCGTCAAAAGCAACATTAAAGGAAAATTTAACCGGATCACCATCGCAGAGATCCGTTATATCGAAAATATTGGTAACTATATCATTATCCACATGAATGACGAAAAAGTAACCACTTACATCACTTTAGCGGAAGTCCTTTCCAAGTTGCCTGTTGAAGGTTTTTCCAGGATCCATCAGTCTTATATTGTCAACCATGCAGCTATTCGTTCATTGGAATACGCCCAGGTAAGGCTAAGCGGAGGAGTGAGTGTTCCGATTGGAGGGACTTACCGCACCGCCTTCCGGGAAAAAATCCAGCCCGCTTTACTCATCAGTAAAAGAGACAAAAGTGATCACTAG